The Cryptococcus neoformans var. grubii H99 chromosome 8, complete sequence DNA window TACGAAAGCGGTAGACCGATGCAGACGCTGCTGACGGCCGAGTTAGTGAGAATCAGCATCTATAACCGCCCATATCTGCAGACACAGATGACAGCCGCATAAGAGAACATTCCCACCAAGTTTCTTGCGGGTAGAAGTGACGAGATACACCCAGTCTGCTCAGCATGCGCCGATGGAGTTGCAATCAGATAAGAAGGATATCATCGCATTGTAAAGCCGAAAGGACTGTGCCTTTCAGGAAAAGTGAGCCTAGTGGGATTCGATAAAAGTTCGCTCTGATATCGAGGGAAAATGGCCAGCCTGGGCGAGTTGTCGGCCGTCATCCTACGCCAAGAATAATGGCAATGGTAAATAAGGGTAATTGATAGGGTAGGGAAGCAGCGGCGTATCAGATAACGTCGAAAGACGATGCAGAACGAAGTTGTCGTCCCAAGCGTGCGTCCATCTTAAATAAACGAGCTTGTAACAGCAGTAGCGCATTAATCCAGGCACGCTGCGGATATTCCTGGTGCAGATACTAGACTGGTGTGATGGACCTTTTTCCACTCGCTCCGTCGGTCGCCCATCGTCTACTTAACTTATTCACTTCGCGCTGACGCTCAACATTCTATGCATCATCCCTGTGCGTACGCGGACAGGACCTTGCAACAATTCTGTCAGCAAGGAGGAAGTTATGCTGATCTACGCAAACAACGGCCATTCTTTGTATTATAGTGTAAAATAAATTTCCAATCTTTAAGCATCCATCGATCACTGCAGTAGTAGTTATGACACACATCAATCTGCAATCATCCTCAATGTGCTGTATTCCAGTTCCAGATCTGAGGTGCAGTCACCATTTTCTTAGCTCAGGCTTCCAAATCCCAAAATAGAAAATGGCTAGCTGCcctgtttttttttttttcttgatTTTGACGAGGCCCACCGGAATTCGGCCGACTGCCCACTGATTCTGTTCAAGAATCTGCCGGAGAATCATAACGACTTATTCTAACTGGTCTGCGATCTGCGTTGTTTTTGCGCCTTGCGATAGTAGTGTACTTTTAGCATTTTTGCATTTCCGGTAGGCTGTAACCATTTTATTTGCAGCATCCGTGACCTGCTGCGATCAACCTTCGACTTCGGCCTATAATGACAAAAGGCTTCAAcctaaaaaaaaaaaggatcGAAAACGGAGCCAACATCAACGTTCTTCTGCGGGCCAACGGTACGGTAGTCTATATATGCCCTGTGCTCAACGCCTTTAGCTATGTGTGGATCTTAGTTATGCGCGATTGAACCACTATTGTACATGCCGCTGTACCCGGCACAGAGGAAAAAGTACGAAATCACGATGCTAGAACAGTCATTGATCATCTATACCCATGTGCCTTGTTCCATATGCTGGCATTATTTCCTCATTTTGTCCAGTTAGATATCCCCCCAGCTCTGAACAGGCCCAGACAACCACTCTCCTTTGAGtccaccatcttcgtcttccgTAACGATGAAGCAGTCTTCCAATCTCACGCCGACGCCATTAATACCATTCACGGGTTTTCCGTTTGCCGGCAGATAGATTCCCGGCTCAAGACTGAACACATGTCCGGATCGGACCTGCCTTTTGCCCAACGACCCTTGTATCAAGTATGGGGATTCGTGCCCCTCCAATCCAATACCATGGCCCAAGCGATGGGTGAAAATGTCGAAATTAGGGATATCAGTGCCCGCTGTTGAACCAGCCCAAGAGTCAATTGCACTGCGCGCAGCCTTGTCGAGCTGCGCAAACGTCGCTGGGGTGGTGGTATTCGTTGTTTTGAGGAATGCATAAGGCGCATGTTGGGCTTTATGCACTGCCTCCCAGATTTCTATATGAGGGAGGGGAATCTTGGAATTTGCCAGAGCGAACGTCTGAAAATAAATCAGGACATCACATCGTGGGTGCAGATTAATCTGCTCACCCTGGTGATATCTGACACATATCCTCCCCATTTCCCTCCGGCATCTATGAGCACCATCTCGTCTTTGATCAATTTACGATCAGTCCCTGAGCCATGAGGCAAAGCGGCGTTCTCTAATTCATAATCAGCCGCTCTGTAGCACCCCTTCATCAAAAAGAAACTCACTGCCAAACAGTACTAGTCCTTCTCCGCCCACCAGGCCTATTTTTGccatttcctcttccagtATACGGCTAGTCCGTGATTCGCTAATGCCCAAATgcattctcttcttcgttttTCGAATCGCATGCAAGGTCTTCTGGTTGGCACATCTGAGTAACTCCACTTCCCAGCggctctttctctctctaATCAGCCCAATTTTCCCCAACACTtcatcattcttctcctccctcagCACGTTCCTTAACCCTTCTGCAACGAACTGCCGAGTCAACCCATCCAGAACAAATGCGTCTACCTCATCATCTAACGCCGTCTTGAGAGCCTCATATGGACTTTGGTCTTCCCTCCATTTTACCCAGGTCACTAACCCATCCAAATCCTTAGGTAGTTCGATCAGGCTAGCTCGCAGCGCCTCAAATTCGGGAGTAACCAGGAAGATTCTGGGAGATCCTCGGGGAAAACGCCCGATGGCCACAAGGAAGGGTCTCTCGGATAACCACCAGTCTTGACTAGAAAACCTACCGATAAAAtaggatgatgatggaccTGGCTCTGCAACCCATACTGTTGATTGAGGCAATTCCGAAACGAGAGAGTCGAGGCGATTAGGATAGGTCTTCGGAGGGGGAGTGAGAAGAGCTTCACACTTGCGGTTGAACGCTATCGAAAGCGAAGACGAGTCAGACGTGGAAAAGAACGCGATAAACTCCGTCAAGGATGAACTAGGCATGTACTTCAGAGTACCCATGAAGGCCGCCAAGAATAATATCGCGACGACCACTCGCTGACCAAATGCCGACATTGGTCTTGTACACTTGTGGCCATCCTCAACGTTGCCGAAACTAGTTTCAGACGACTTGATAGATGTCCATGTTAGCGGAATGCAGTTTGTGATTTTTAGCCATTGCATACCTTTTCGAAAAGATTAGCCTCTACTAGGAGACTAGTATCATGGGTGCCTCGCTGCTTGTGTTGCGAAGGGGCGAAAAAACCCAGGCCCATGGCAAGTAACGTGCGCTTTGTGAAGATAAGGAGCAGTGAGATATATACAATGATACACTTCGAATCACTCTACATACACAAGCCACCAATACTGTGCAAAACTAGGGTATATACATCATATAAGGAGGACAATAATATGTTGCGTTGTTCACGGTTGCTATTCGTTCGTGGATAGTCGCGTAGACAGCCCAGGCCCAAGAATATTCCCCATGTCGTCATCACTaataaaaaaaattaaATGAGGTTGTGAATAAAACCTCCAtatccatcttctctctgaGAACGAATCAAGGATAGATTCACTAACGAATGGGTAATATGTATGTTGGCTGCAGCACAGAGAACTGCATGAAGAATCGTACAGCAGTACAAATAATTTGGGTACAATGTTAATTTACAAACTTCAAACACTTATACCAGTGTTCATTGCTACATCACACAAATGAAATAGAAACATGTCAGCCGCAACAACGACAACTTCCTTCGCGATTCAAGTCATGAACTCAATCTTTAAGGGTGGTTGgacggcggcggcggagggCCGGCAGGAGCAGTAGGAGCCTTCGGCAACGCCCGTGGCTCAAACTACGGTCGACGGAGAGGAGATGTTAGTAGTTATTTTCGAAGGTTATAAAGTAAACCCAAGGTACGTACACCATGCTTCGCCTTAAGGGCGAAAAGATCACTGATCTGCTGTTCAAGtgccctcttctcctctcgtACCTTACCAAGCTCATTCATCGACTTGTTGACTTCTGCGTTCAGTAATCTCTTGAATTCTTCGATGTGTACTATAGGCAGTGGTCAGGCGACAATACAACTCTCGACGATGCGAACACTCACGCATAACATTAACGGTCGTGGCCTTCTGCATCGATTCGAGGAAACGCATCTTATCTCCCCTGATCTCCTCTGTGAGGTCTAAGGTGACAAATAAGCACTTGCGACCACAGAAGATCAGGTCAACTCACCGGTAGCCACAGCTCTCAAAAGCATCTCGTTTTCATGCCTCTGTCTCTCCAAGACCTGTAGGATCTCCGCAGTTGCTGGTCCGTAGTTAGCAAGCAAACTGAAAGCTAGCAAAAGGTGACTCACTACCCTCCTGGTTAGCTTGTCTCTGTTGGTCCTgacccatcatcatgacaAGCGTATCCAATCTCTGGCCCGTCATGCCATCCACCTCGTTTCGATGCTTCTGTTCAACCAACATGCTGTGCATATCGGCTACCAGCGCCGGCAGTCCCTGGGGTCCGTCTGAAGACTCTGATCCGACAAGAGTATCCAAGCGTTTTGACATAATACCGAGCTCGGCAGAACTGTTCTGGACAAATTTCTCAAGCCAACCATTAAGGTCAGTTAAGTCTGTAAGATAGCTGTTAGAGTGGTGCATTAATGGTTGATGGAGAGATAACTCACATTTACCCATATCAGCAGCTTGCGCTTTTTGGGACCCTCTCGCTTCATCCAGCTCTTTCAAGATACCCATagcttcctccatcttcttcacagTCTCCTCTGGAAACTGTGCTGTTGTGGCGATGGTTGGCGAAGATAATTTGGCAACGGCCAGCTGATGTGAAGGAgcttcatccttttcaccgTGGCCACGTTCGGATGGTGTCGGGACATTGCTGAGTACATGTAGCTCCTGCTGTTTTAAAGGTTTGAGTTCGTCGGGCTGAGACAATAGTTAGTatatcttttctctcttttccataAGTACTCACGTCGCCGCCCATTATCTTagccacttcttctcctgcgtatttttcttcttcattcttctcttccggCCTTGCTACCTGTTCTCCAACCATCACATTTTCGACTTCATTAGACGTCccaatctcttctttgaATGAGGGAACAGGCTTTCGGCTCGCTACCGATATGGGAGTGACTGGAGCAGCTGAgctttccatttttttgCGCATGGCGGTGGAGAAACGCTCGACAGAGGGGCCATTATCCGTCCCAGCCGCTTCACCTTCCGAAAGAATCATTCCAACTTTTCCGTTATGAGGTTTTCCTTCGAAATTGATCAGTTTAGGCACATCCGTTGTCATTATTGCATCTTTCTCAGTCACCCTGCTACTAGTTGTCGCCTCATACTGCCGATCGAGGAAGGCCTGGTAAAGGGCGGTCAGATGATCAAGTTTTCGGTGAATTTCTGATACATCTGATGGTACCGGCAGAGGCACGACCTCCTTCTGAATAGCTTCGACCGGAGCCCTAAGGGCGAAGAGCTCAGGCACGATCATAGGATGGTcgttcttcatcctttcaGGAACTGCAAAAGACGTTTTTTGCGGAGACTTGTCTTCGTTCGCTGAAGTCAGAGGACTTCTAGGAGCATCGGCAAGCAAGCGAGAAGTGGTGTGTTGAGAAGCTTGAGGAGCGAGCGGAGCTGGCATAATGAGATGAGCAGGCCGCAGACGTCCAGACATTGGTGGTTGTATGGGTGTTGGAGATACAGGTTCCAAGTTAGGAGCTGCGGCTGCCAGGGCCTTCTCAGGGGGAAGGTCTGCAAGCTCGACAGCCTGAGGATGAGGCATATCTTCCATCCCGATGTTACGTGGTTTTGATTTGAATGGCACCGGCATCGCCACTGCCGCTGATCCCGCGAAAGAAGCGCTCGAAACCCCTGTCGGACCACAGGAAACGGCAGCTGGATCATTTGCAGTATGCTCCATGGCCACTACGTTCCCGATGGCTCCTATATCCTGCTGGGCTTTCGTCTCTTCAATAAGTTTCCGTACCATCGCAATTTCCGCATATAATGCATTaagcctctcttccaagGCCTTCGGGTAAGGAGCAGTCTCTGGATCAGCCATTGAAGCGGTACGGCCTTCTAGGCTTTCAAGATGCCCATACACCTTATCCAAATCCAAAGGTTCTTGCGCAGCtgcaggaggagaaagattgtcttcttcaacaacgGAACCTTTTTCTTGACTGGTCTCCAACAAACTGCGTCGTACGACCGTTAAATCTTCATGGAGGGCCCCTAATTTCTCCTGAAGAGCTTTGGGATAAGGCGCGGTCTCAGGATCAGACATGACTCGAGACTGATCCACCAGAACCTCAACATTTTGTAGAATTTTACTGAGATTGGCGGAAGGCAGGGTTGCAGGCACAGCAAGCTCTTCAGTAGGCGGCAAAGGGTGCACATCATTgaggatgggagaagattCCAGTTCGAGAGGCAGGGCTACAGGAGGGCCGGGAAGCGACTGGGTAGTATCACCTTCAGGACCGTAAGGACTCTttttcatcgtcattacGCTCGCAGATCTCGCGGAAATCGCTCGAGTAAAAAAAGGAGTCATGTCCTTTTCCTTACTTTCAACCTCACCAGGCCCGGATGATCCCGCTGAGGTGGGAGAGGGCGCCTTATTTTCTTCGGTTTTTTGTCCATTTTGCTTGTTTTTCTCCTCGTCGCTCATGTAGAGCTTACTGGGCACTCTATGCGACAACAACGAGCTTCTATTCTTCGGCCGCTGAGACGCACCCGATGCTGATATCGGGCTTGGGCTCGAAACTGCTCCCATTACAAGATCTCGCGAAGTCGAAGGCTGAGCTACAACAGCAGGTGTGACGGCTCTGGTAGGAGGT harbors:
- a CDS encoding twin-arginine translocation pathway signal peptide; the protein is MGLGFFAPSQHKQRGTHDTSLLVEANLFEKSSETSFGNVEDGHKCTRPMSAFGQRVVVAILFLAAFMGTLKYMPSSSLTEFIAFFSTSDSSSLSIAFNRKCEALLTPPPKTYPNRLDSLVSELPQSTVWVAEPGPSSSYFIGRFSSQDWWLSERPFLVAIGRFPRGSPRIFLVTPEFEALRASLIELPKDLDGLVTWVKWREDQSPYEALKTALDDEVDAFVLDGLTRQFVAEGLRNVLREEKNDEVLGKIGLIRERKSRWEVELLRCANQKTLHAIRKTKKRMHLGISESRTSRILEEEMAKIGLVGGEGLVLFGKNAALPHGSGTDRKLIKDEMVLIDAGGKWGGYVSDITRTFALANSKIPLPHIEIWEAVHKAQHAPYAFLKTTNTTTPATFAQLDKAARSAIDSWAGSTAGTDIPNFDIFTHRLGHGIGLEGHESPYLIQGSLGKRQVRSGHVFSLEPGIYLPANGKPVNGINGVGVRLEDCFIVTEDEDGGLKGEWLSGPVQSWGDI